One genomic window of Serinus canaria isolate serCan28SL12 chromosome 4, serCan2020, whole genome shotgun sequence includes the following:
- the CDS1 gene encoding phosphatidate cytidylyltransferase 1 isoform X2, translating into MSARRRRRVATEPEEEEEEEAEEASSDKEVDLEERLHELDLRSDSDIPDVPPPTDSTPEILKRALSGLSARWKNWWIRGILSLAMISGFFLIIYLGSFMLMLLVLSIQVKCYHEIITIGYRVYHSYDLPWFRSLSWYFLLCVNYFFYGETVADYFATFVQRREQLQFLIRYHRFISFALYLTGFCMFVLSLVKKHYRLQFYMFSYFLAQHQYFVCPVEYNSETNRFVTECEPSELFQMKKYSVPPLLQAVLGWETVSMYPFQMHSFALSTFASLIGPFGGFFASGFKRAFKIKDFADTIPGHGGIMDRFDCQYLMATFVHVYITSFIRGPNPSKLLKQLLILQPEQQLSVYKTLKSHLVEKGILQPSLRG; encoded by the exons ATGtcggcgcggcggcggcggagggtTGCTACAGAGCcggaggaggaagaggaggaggaggcggaggaggCGAGTAGCGACAAG gAAGTGGATTTGGAAGAAAGACTTCATGAGTTGGACCTTAGAAGTGATTCAGATATTCCTGATGTTCCTCCACCAACAGACAGCACTCCAGAAATCCTCAAGAGGGCTTTATCAGGCTTATCTGCCAG gtggAAAAATTGGTGGATTCGTGGAATTCTCTCCCTAGCAatgatttctggtttttttctgattatatATCTGGGATCATTTATGCTGATGCTTCTG GTCTTAAGCATCCAAGTGAAGTGCTATCATGAAATCATTACTATCGGTTACAGAGTCTACCACTCGTATGATTTACCATGGTTTAGATCCCTCAGCTG GTACTTTTTGCTCTGTGTGAACTACTTCTTTTATGGAGAGACTGTAGCTGATTACTTTGCTACATTTGTGCAAAGAAGAGAACAGCTGCAATTCCTCATTCGTTACCACAGATTTATATCTTTTGCCCTCTATTTAACAG GGTTCTGCATGTTTGTTTTGAGTTTAGTGAAGAAACACTATCGTCTGCAGTTTTACATG ttttcctattttttgGCTCAACATCAGTACTTTGTCTGCCCTGTGGAATACAACAGTGAAACCAACAGATTTGTGACAGAGTGTGAACCTTCAGAGCTCTTCCAAATGAAGAAGTACTCTGTGCCACCATTGCTTCAGGCTGTGTTGGGATgg gAAACAGTGAGTATGTACCCATTTCAGATGCACAGCTTTGCACTGTCAACATTTGCCTCATTAATTGGGCCATTTGGAGGATTCTTTGCCAGTGGATTTAAAAGAGCTTTCAAAATCAAG GATTTTGCAGACACAATCCCTGGGCATGGTGGGATAATGGATCGCTTTGATTGTCAGTACTTGATGGCCACTTTTGTTCATGTCTATATCACCAGTTTCATAAG GGGTCCAAATCCAAGCAAATTACTGAAACAGCTGTTGATACTTCAGCCTGAACAACAATTAAGTGTGTACAAAACCCTGAAATCTCACCTCGTTGAAAAAGGGATCTTGCAGCCATCTCTAAGAGGGTAG
- the CDS1 gene encoding phosphatidate cytidylyltransferase 1 isoform X1, with protein sequence MSARRRRRVATEPEEEEEEEAEEASSDKEVDLEERLHELDLRSDSDIPDVPPPTDSTPEILKRALSGLSARWKNWWIRGILSLAMISGFFLIIYLGSFMLMLLVLSIQVKCYHEIITIGYRVYHSYDLPWFRSLSWYFLLCVNYFFYGETVADYFATFVQRREQLQFLIRYHRFISFALYLTGFCMFVLSLVKKHYRLQFYMFAWTHVTLLITVTQSHLVIQNLFEGMIWFLVPISSVICNDITAYIFGFFFGRTPLIKLSPKKTWEGFIGGFFSTVVFGFIFSYFLAQHQYFVCPVEYNSETNRFVTECEPSELFQMKKYSVPPLLQAVLGWETVSMYPFQMHSFALSTFASLIGPFGGFFASGFKRAFKIKDFADTIPGHGGIMDRFDCQYLMATFVHVYITSFIRGPNPSKLLKQLLILQPEQQLSVYKTLKSHLVEKGILQPSLRG encoded by the exons ATGtcggcgcggcggcggcggagggtTGCTACAGAGCcggaggaggaagaggaggaggaggcggaggaggCGAGTAGCGACAAG gAAGTGGATTTGGAAGAAAGACTTCATGAGTTGGACCTTAGAAGTGATTCAGATATTCCTGATGTTCCTCCACCAACAGACAGCACTCCAGAAATCCTCAAGAGGGCTTTATCAGGCTTATCTGCCAG gtggAAAAATTGGTGGATTCGTGGAATTCTCTCCCTAGCAatgatttctggtttttttctgattatatATCTGGGATCATTTATGCTGATGCTTCTG GTCTTAAGCATCCAAGTGAAGTGCTATCATGAAATCATTACTATCGGTTACAGAGTCTACCACTCGTATGATTTACCATGGTTTAGATCCCTCAGCTG GTACTTTTTGCTCTGTGTGAACTACTTCTTTTATGGAGAGACTGTAGCTGATTACTTTGCTACATTTGTGCAAAGAAGAGAACAGCTGCAATTCCTCATTCGTTACCACAGATTTATATCTTTTGCCCTCTATTTAACAG GGTTCTGCATGTTTGTTTTGAGTTTAGTGAAGAAACACTATCGTCTGCAGTTTTACATG TTCGCATGGACTCATGTCACTTTGCTGATCACTGTAACTCAATCTCATCTTGTCATCCAAAATCTCTTTGAAGGCATGATCTG GTTTCTGGTTCCAATTTCAAGTGTTATCTGCAATGACATTACTGCTTATATTTTTGGATTCTTCTTTGGCAGAACTCCATTAATTAAG CTGTCTCCCAAGAAGACCTGGGAGGGGTTCATTGGAGGCTTCTTTTCCACTGTTGTATTTGGATTTATT ttttcctattttttgGCTCAACATCAGTACTTTGTCTGCCCTGTGGAATACAACAGTGAAACCAACAGATTTGTGACAGAGTGTGAACCTTCAGAGCTCTTCCAAATGAAGAAGTACTCTGTGCCACCATTGCTTCAGGCTGTGTTGGGATgg gAAACAGTGAGTATGTACCCATTTCAGATGCACAGCTTTGCACTGTCAACATTTGCCTCATTAATTGGGCCATTTGGAGGATTCTTTGCCAGTGGATTTAAAAGAGCTTTCAAAATCAAG GATTTTGCAGACACAATCCCTGGGCATGGTGGGATAATGGATCGCTTTGATTGTCAGTACTTGATGGCCACTTTTGTTCATGTCTATATCACCAGTTTCATAAG GGGTCCAAATCCAAGCAAATTACTGAAACAGCTGTTGATACTTCAGCCTGAACAACAATTAAGTGTGTACAAAACCCTGAAATCTCACCTCGTTGAAAAAGGGATCTTGCAGCCATCTCTAAGAGGGTAG
- the NKX6-1 gene encoding homeobox protein Nkx-6.1, which yields MLALGQMDGAPRQGAFLLGSPPLAALHSMAEMKAPLYPAYPLPAGPASSSSASASPASASPSPPLGSPGLKAPAASAAAAAGGLSALGTAPPQLSAATPHGINDILSRPSMPLPGAALASASPSASSAAPAGLLAGLPRFGSLSPPPPPPPALYFSPGAAAAAAAVAAGRYPKPLAELPGRTPIFWPGVMQSPPWRDARLACAPHQGSILLDKDGKRKHTRPTFSGQQIFALEKTFEQTKYLAGPERARLAYSLGMTESQVKVWFQNRRTKWRKKHAAEMATAKKKQDSETERLKGASENEEEDDDYNKPLDPNSDDEKITQLLKKHKPGGGGLLLHPPEGEASV from the exons AtgctggctctggggcagaTGGACGGCGCGCCCCGGCAGGGCGCCTTCCTGCTGGGCAGCCCGCCgctggcagccctgcacagcatgGCCGAGATGAAGGCACCGCTGTACCCCGCGTACCCCCTACCCGCCGGgcccgcctcctcctcctccgcctccGCCTCGCCCGCCTCCGCCTCGCCCTCGCCGCCGCTCGGCTCCCCCGGCCTCAAGGCGCCCGCCGCctctgccgccgccgccgcgggcgGGCTCTCGGCGCTGGGCACGGCGCCGCCGCAGCTCTCGGCCGCCACTCCGCACGGCATCAACGACATCCTCAGCCGGCCCTCCATGCCCCTGCCGGGCGCCGCGCTCGCCTCCGCCTCCCCCTCCGCTTCCTCGGCGGCGCCCGCCGGGCTGCTGGCCGGGCTGCCCCGCTTCGGCAGCCTCAgccctccgccgccgccgccgcccgccctgTACTTCAGCCCTGgggccgcagccgccgccgccgccgtggCCGCCGGGCGTTACCCCAAGCCGCTGGCCGAACTGCCCGGCAGGACGCCTATCTTCTGGCCGGGTGTGATGCAGAGCCCGCCCTGGAGGGACGCCCGCCTCGCCTGCGCCCCCC ATCAAGGCTCAATTTTGCTGGATAAGGACGGAAAGAGAAAACATACAAGACCCACTTTTTCTGGCCAGCAGATTTTCGCTCTGGAAAAGACTTTTGAACAGACGAAATACCTGGCGGGCCCGGAGCGAGCCCGGCTGGCCTATTCCCTGGGGATGACGGAGAGCCAAGTAAAG GTCTGGTTCCAGAACCGACGGACCAAGTGGCGGAAGAAGCACGCGGCGGAGATGGCGACGGCAAAGAAGAAGCAGGACTCGGAGACGGAGCGGCTGAAGGGCGCCTCGGAGAACGAGGAGGAGGACGATGACTACAACAAGCCCCTGGACCCTAATTCGGACGATGAGAAGATAACGCAGCTCCTGAAGAAACACAagccggggggcggcgggctGTTGCTGCATCCCCCGGAGGGGGAGGCCTCCGTCTAG